The proteins below are encoded in one region of Triticum aestivum cultivar Chinese Spring chromosome 1B, IWGSC CS RefSeq v2.1, whole genome shotgun sequence:
- the LOC123129975 gene encoding subtilisin-like protease 4, whose protein sequence is MASLALMLMLTLTLMLLHAPLPAVCDDQGAGLSPSHRTYIVMLRPPVEAGSEDDHRWWQDSFLPTPLAGSDEPRLIHTYTKVFTGFAMRLTEDDLAMVSQRKEFVRAFPDHLWHPSTTHTPKFLGLEKDAGLWRDTNYGQGVIIGVLDTSIYSEHPSFDDSGIPPPPSKWKGSCYGAARCSNKLIGAKFHNFNANDSRDDTGHGTHTSSTAAGNFVSGASVHGLGRGTAAGIAPGAHLAMYRVCTVLGCAASDILAGFDEAVKDGVDVLSISLEPVYDVSFTEDPVSIGALNAVAKGIVVVAAAGNNGPMSFVANSAPWLLTVAAGSVDRSFETIVQLGNGNHINGEALNQTSNSSSMSFPLYVDKHCKSSAGRNVAGKIVICHNTGTVSDKGSSLNQSDISGIMSAGAAGVVLVNSKDAGFTTLLEDYGNVVQVTVADGNNITEYVRTTSKPSAKVI, encoded by the coding sequence ATGGCATCCTTGGCCCTCATGCTCATGCTCACCCTCACCCTCATGCTACTGCATGCTCCTTTACCTGCGGTATGCGACGACCAAGGTGCAGGCCTCTCTCCAAGCCATCGCACATACATTGTGATGCTGAGGCCACCCGTCGAAGCGGGCAGCGAGGACGACCACCGCTGGTGGCAGGATTCCTTCCTGCCAACGCCTCTCGCCGGCTCCGATGAGCCACGCCTCATCCATACCTACACCAAGGTCTTCACGGGGTTTGCCATGAGGCTCACCGAAGACGACCTCGCCATGGTGTCCCAGAGGAAAGAGTTTGTGCGGGCGTTTCCAGACCATCTCTGGCACCCCAGCACCACTCACACTCCGAAGTTCCTCGGACTGGAGAAAGATGCCGGGCTGTGGAGGGACACCAACTATGGCCAAGGAGTCATAATCGGGGTCCTAGACACCAGCATATATTCAGAGCATCCTTCCTTTGATGACAGTGGTATCCCGCCACCCCCATCAAAGTGGAAGGGCTCATGCTATGGCGCTGCACGCTGCAGTAACAAGTTGATAGGTGCCAAATtccataatttcaatgcaaatgaTTCCAGAGATGACACAGGGCATGGAACACATACCTCGTCCACCGCAGCTGGGAACTTCGTCAGTGGTGCCTCGGTCCATGGCCTCGGCAGGGGCACAGCGGCCGGTATTGCTCCAGGTGCGCACTTGGCCATGTACAGGGTGTGCACGGTTCTGGGGTGTGCAGCCTCGGATATACTTGCTGGGTTTGACGAAGCTGTCAAGGATGGGGTCGATGTGCTCTCGATCTCCCTCGAACCTGTTTACGATGTCAGCTTCACTGAAGACCCAGTCTCTATTGGCGCACTCAATGCGGTAGCCAAGGGCATTGTTGTAGTGGCTGCAGCTGGTAACAATGGACCCATGTCATTTGTTGCCAATTCTGCACCATGGTTGCTTACAGTCGCAGCTGGCTCGGTGGACCGAAGCTTTGAGACTATTGTGCAGCTTGGGAACGGCAACCACATCAATGGGGAAGCTCTTAACCAGACTTCTAACTCaagctccatgtcattccctttgtATGTGGACAAACACTGCAAGTCGTCAGCTGGAAGAAATGTGGCCGGCAAAATTGTAATTTGCCATAACACAGGAACAGTGAGTGACAAAGGCTCTTCACTAAACCAGTCTgacatcagtggcatcatgagtgcCGGGGCGGCTGGCGTAGTACTGGTCAACAGCAAAGATGCTGGCTTCACCACCCTTCTGGAGGACTATGGCAATGTTGTGCAGGTGACCGTGGCTGATGGCAACAATATCACAGAGTATGTGAGGACAACAAGCAAACCCAGTGCCAAAGTCATCTAG